The following proteins are co-located in the Candidatus Zixiibacteriota bacterium genome:
- the rplA gene encoding 50S ribosomal protein L1, translating into MKHSKRYKSLREKVDPTKQYPLQEAVKILKENSHTKFDESIEVAARLGVDPKHADQLVRGTVALPHGTGKKVRVLVFAVGEKETEAKEAGADYVGSDDLVAKIQGGWLDFDVAVATPDMMKVIGKLGKILGTRGLMPNPKAGTVTLDIGRTVRELKAGRIEYRVDRQANVAAAVGKVSFSEEAIAENIKTFVDALMRAKPASAKGQYLKALSVSSTMGIGIKLDYQSLVADMKK; encoded by the coding sequence ATGAAGCATTCAAAACGTTACAAATCTCTCCGGGAGAAAGTCGACCCCACCAAACAGTATCCGCTTCAGGAGGCTGTTAAGATTCTCAAGGAGAATAGCCACACCAAATTCGATGAATCAATCGAGGTTGCGGCGCGTCTGGGCGTTGACCCCAAGCATGCCGACCAGTTGGTTCGCGGCACCGTGGCTCTCCCGCACGGCACCGGAAAGAAAGTCCGCGTGCTGGTTTTTGCCGTGGGGGAGAAAGAAACCGAAGCGAAAGAAGCGGGCGCTGATTATGTCGGCTCCGATGACCTGGTGGCAAAAATCCAGGGCGGTTGGCTCGATTTTGATGTCGCCGTCGCTACCCCGGATATGATGAAGGTAATCGGTAAGCTGGGGAAAATATTAGGCACGCGGGGCTTGATGCCGAATCCAAAAGCCGGCACGGTTACCCTGGACATCGGGCGAACCGTGCGCGAACTGAAAGCCGGTAGAATTGAATACCGGGTGGACCGTCAGGCAAATGTCGCCGCCGCCGTGGGAAAAGTCTCTTTTTCCGAAGAGGCTATCGCCGAAAATATCAAGACTTTTGTTGACGCCCTTATGCGCGCCAAACCGGCCTCAGCCAAGGGGCAATATCTTAAAGCGTTATCTGTTTCATCGACCATGGGAATCGGCATTAAGCTCGACTATCAGTCTCTGGTCGCAGACATGAAGAAATGA
- the rplJ gene encoding 50S ribosomal protein L10, with protein sequence MPKPDKMESVTEMKQLLQDSKSVFVTDYAGFNVEDITRLRKNLRENRIKYLVAKNTLIRIAAKETGHESINNHLAGQTALAFGFDDPSVPAKILYNSFKEKERPVIKAFVVDKQFFSGKEIVRLAELPSREMLLSMVLSAIEAPASNLVSSLDAMFQELLGTIDALAKTKSA encoded by the coding sequence ATGCCTAAACCGGACAAAATGGAATCTGTAACCGAGATGAAGCAGCTCTTGCAGGACTCGAAATCCGTATTCGTGACCGATTATGCCGGGTTCAATGTCGAGGATATTACCCGGTTGCGAAAGAATCTTCGGGAAAACCGGATCAAATACTTGGTCGCCAAGAATACGCTGATAAGAATCGCCGCCAAAGAAACCGGCCACGAAAGTATTAATAACCACCTGGCGGGTCAGACGGCGTTGGCTTTCGGCTTTGATGACCCCTCGGTGCCGGCAAAAATCCTTTACAACTCCTTTAAAGAGAAGGAACGGCCGGTCATAAAAGCCTTTGTCGTGGATAAGCAATTTTTCAGCGGTAAAGAGATCGTTCGTCTGGCTGAGTTGCCGTCGCGAGAGATGCTTCTTTCGATGGTTCTTTCGGCCATCGAAGCTCCGGCCAGCAATCTGGTCAGCTCACTTGATGCCATGTTTCAGGAGCTTCTGGGAACGATAGATGCCCTGGCGAAAACCAAAAGCGCGTAA